In one Mangrovibacterium diazotrophicum genomic region, the following are encoded:
- a CDS encoding DUF6249 domain-containing protein, whose translation MLAGILIPLSFFALVFGLMYMYWTTRHKERLTMLEKGADPSLFRAKMPNTMFFTLKLGLLFIGVALGVLFGSILEANTNLDEGAAYVSMIFLFGGIGLVVGYIFQSKKTE comes from the coding sequence ATGTTAGCAGGTATTTTAATCCCATTAAGCTTTTTCGCATTGGTATTTGGTCTGATGTATATGTATTGGACAACGCGTCACAAAGAACGCTTAACCATGCTTGAAAAAGGTGCCGACCCGAGTTTATTCCGTGCAAAAATGCCAAACACCATGTTCTTTACATTGAAACTTGGTTTACTTTTTATCGGTGTAGCACTCGGTGTCCTGTTCGGAAGTATTCTGGAAGCAAACACGAACCTGGATGAAGGAGCGGCCTATGTCTCTATGATCTTCCTCTTTGGAGGTATCGGATTGGTGGTCGGTTACATTTTCCAGTCGAAGAAAACAGAATAA
- a CDS encoding FeoB small GTPase domain-containing protein, whose translation MNNPTNCNSCPAHNRENLVKLGVDMTETDYVIALAGNPNVGKSTVFNNLTGLRQHTGNWPGKTVSRAEGAFSFNDKRYKIVDLPGTYSLLSTSTDEEVARNFILFGQPDVTLIVVDATRLERNLNLVLQILEITDRAVLCLNLMDEAKRNNVEIDERALSRELGIPVIPASARRRVGMNEVLAALEDVATGKYVCKPHKIKSHSPKLNHAIETVSAKLNEQFPNLPNLKWVALRLLEGDNSIMEAVRNGELGNLNPNISTTAEVLSYE comes from the coding sequence ATGAATAATCCAACAAATTGCAATAGCTGTCCGGCTCACAACCGGGAAAACCTGGTGAAATTGGGGGTCGACATGACCGAGACCGATTATGTGATCGCCCTGGCCGGCAACCCGAATGTTGGCAAAAGTACGGTTTTCAACAACCTGACCGGCTTGAGGCAACACACAGGGAACTGGCCTGGCAAAACCGTCAGCCGCGCCGAAGGAGCTTTCAGTTTCAACGATAAACGCTACAAAATAGTGGATTTGCCCGGCACCTACTCGCTGCTTTCAACCAGCACCGACGAAGAAGTTGCCCGTAATTTTATCCTGTTCGGACAACCCGATGTGACCCTGATTGTAGTCGATGCCACCCGCCTGGAACGGAATTTAAACCTGGTGCTGCAAATACTGGAAATTACCGACCGCGCTGTACTTTGCCTTAACCTAATGGATGAAGCCAAACGCAACAACGTGGAGATCGATGAACGTGCGTTGTCGCGGGAACTGGGTATTCCAGTCATTCCGGCATCTGCCCGCCGACGGGTTGGCATGAATGAGGTACTGGCAGCGCTAGAGGATGTCGCTACCGGCAAATACGTTTGCAAACCGCATAAAATCAAAAGCCACTCGCCCAAACTCAACCATGCCATCGAAACAGTATCGGCAAAACTAAACGAACAGTTCCCGAACCTCCCCAACCTGAAATGGGTGGCGCTGCGACTGCTTGAAGGCGACAATAGCATTATGGAGGCCGTTCGGAACGGCGAATTGGGCAACTTAAATCCAAACATTTCAACCACAGCAGAAGTCTTAAGTTATGAATAA
- a CDS encoding L-threonylcarbamoyladenylate synthase, translating to MLIKIYEENPNEREVQKVVSILRDGGVIIYPTDTIYGVGCDLTQAKAVERVARIKGVSDVSKSNFSFICSDLGHLSIYAKPISNPIFKLMKRCLPGAFTFILEANNNVPKYFKGKKKTVGIRVPDNSIILEIVKELGNPILSASVKDEDEIVEYTTDPELIHEKFGDLVDLVIDGGYGGNVPSTIIDCTSDIPEITRQGKGKVEL from the coding sequence ATGCTTATTAAAATTTATGAGGAGAACCCGAACGAACGGGAAGTCCAAAAGGTCGTCAGTATTCTGCGCGACGGCGGCGTCATCATTTACCCCACTGATACTATTTACGGAGTTGGTTGCGACCTTACGCAAGCGAAGGCCGTGGAGCGGGTTGCTCGCATAAAAGGTGTTTCTGATGTATCGAAATCGAATTTCTCATTTATTTGCAGCGACTTAGGGCATTTGTCGATATATGCCAAGCCCATTTCGAACCCGATTTTCAAGCTGATGAAACGCTGTTTACCCGGGGCTTTCACTTTCATTTTAGAAGCCAATAACAATGTACCAAAATATTTTAAGGGCAAAAAGAAGACAGTTGGTATTCGTGTGCCCGACAACTCAATCATCCTGGAGATTGTGAAAGAGCTGGGAAACCCGATTCTTTCGGCGTCGGTGAAGGATGAAGACGAGATTGTGGAATATACAACCGATCCGGAACTGATTCACGAAAAATTCGGCGATTTGGTTGATTTGGTCATCGATGGTGGTTACGGCGGTAATGTACCTTCAACGATTATCGACTGCACCAGCGATATTCCCGAAATCACACGACAGGGAAAAGGAAAAGTGGAATTGTAA
- a CDS encoding DUF3127 domain-containing protein — protein MEIKGKINHLLPVQSGVSKAGNEWKKQEFVIETQDQFPKQVCFTVFGDKLSLIEGLQPGMDVNVFFDVESREFNGRWYHNINAWKVEKAGAEAGSVPPPFSVDDMPPEPAEGDDLPF, from the coding sequence ATGGAAATTAAAGGAAAAATCAACCATCTCCTCCCCGTTCAGTCTGGTGTTAGCAAAGCTGGCAACGAGTGGAAAAAACAGGAATTTGTTATTGAAACGCAGGATCAATTCCCGAAGCAAGTGTGTTTTACAGTTTTCGGCGATAAACTGAGCCTGATTGAAGGTCTTCAGCCCGGCATGGATGTTAACGTGTTTTTCGATGTGGAAAGCCGCGAATTCAATGGCCGTTGGTATCACAACATCAACGCGTGGAAAGTTGAAAAAGCAGGTGCGGAAGCAGGATCAGTTCCTCCGCCTTTTTCAGTAGACGACATGCCGCCGGAACCGGCAGAAGGCGACGATTTGCCATTCTAA
- a CDS encoding metallophosphoesterase, which yields MYDIIGDIHGQADMLEELLNQMGYVANKGYFSHPSRKVIFVGDFINRGPSIKRTISIVRKMVENDAAFAILGNHEVNALFYTLLDKQGQHISKKWSRLRLDLNPTLAEFKGERELWRDHIDWMRTLPLFLELDGIRVVHACWQDENIQLLKETLTEPKLKKKQLKAIAKNGSPLSKAFWETCKGIDFQLPKDLLIFDKEGCAHRSFRSRWWENPQGKTFRELSFESRFELPSYRIPDEITSYRAPYSESDPIVFFGHYCMKEAENIVKSNICCLDSCVSRKGKLTAYRWSGEKELIAENFIQ from the coding sequence ATGTACGATATTATCGGAGATATACACGGCCAAGCCGATATGCTGGAAGAATTGCTCAACCAAATGGGCTATGTGGCAAATAAAGGATATTTCAGCCACCCATCGAGGAAGGTGATTTTTGTCGGCGATTTTATTAATCGGGGGCCATCAATCAAACGCACAATAAGCATTGTCCGCAAAATGGTGGAGAATGATGCCGCGTTTGCTATTTTAGGGAATCACGAAGTCAATGCGCTTTTCTATACTTTGCTCGACAAGCAAGGGCAGCATATCAGCAAAAAGTGGTCACGCCTGAGGCTGGATTTGAACCCTACTTTAGCCGAATTTAAAGGTGAGCGCGAACTGTGGCGCGATCATATTGACTGGATGCGCACCTTGCCTCTGTTTTTGGAACTGGACGGAATACGTGTGGTTCACGCCTGTTGGCAGGACGAAAACATACAATTGCTGAAAGAAACTTTGACGGAGCCCAAGTTGAAGAAAAAACAGTTAAAAGCGATTGCCAAAAACGGCAGTCCGCTTTCCAAGGCATTTTGGGAAACCTGTAAAGGGATCGATTTTCAATTGCCCAAGGATTTACTCATTTTCGACAAAGAAGGATGTGCTCACCGTTCGTTCCGTTCCCGTTGGTGGGAAAACCCGCAAGGGAAAACATTCCGCGAATTGTCGTTCGAGAGTCGCTTCGAATTGCCGTCTTATCGAATTCCGGACGAAATTACCTCTTATCGGGCGCCATATTCGGAGTCAGATCCAATCGTTTTCTTTGGACACTATTGTATGAAGGAAGCCGAAAATATCGTTAAATCGAATATTTGTTGCCTCGATTCCTGCGTTAGCCGCAAGGGAAAACTCACGGCTTACAGGTGGAGCGGAGAAAAAGAGCTGATCGCTGAAAATTTTATTCAATAA
- a CDS encoding RNA polymerase sigma factor yields MSQPDEYYITKVLEGDVASFSYLVDRYQDMVYGLAFKLLRNEEDAEEMAQDSFVKAYRSLNSYRQQSKFSTWIYRITYNGCITLLRKRKLEVRSMDEQQLTDKDEAQLNAQLIEMDKALVEKLLQEAMEKLPELEQVLITLYYFEEQKMEEISQITGLSESNVKVKIHRARKKMYDLLHQSYEEGIFSSV; encoded by the coding sequence ATGAGTCAACCGGACGAATATTATATAACAAAGGTGTTGGAGGGAGATGTGGCATCTTTCTCGTATTTGGTCGATCGCTACCAGGACATGGTCTATGGCTTGGCATTTAAGTTGCTTCGGAATGAAGAAGATGCTGAAGAAATGGCCCAGGACAGCTTTGTAAAAGCATATCGTTCTTTGAATTCGTACCGGCAGCAGTCGAAATTTTCGACCTGGATCTATCGGATTACGTACAACGGTTGTATTACGCTTCTTCGCAAGCGGAAGCTGGAAGTGCGGTCGATGGATGAGCAACAGCTGACGGACAAAGATGAGGCGCAGTTGAATGCGCAGCTGATAGAAATGGACAAGGCGTTGGTTGAAAAACTGCTTCAGGAGGCGATGGAAAAGCTTCCTGAGCTGGAGCAGGTTTTAATCACCTTGTATTATTTTGAAGAGCAGAAGATGGAAGAAATCAGCCAGATTACCGGCTTGAGCGAAAGCAATGTAAAGGTAAAGATTCATCGCGCTCGCAAAAAAATGTACGATTTATTGCACCAAAGCTACGAGGAAGGTATTTTTAGTAGCGTTTAA
- the mnmD gene encoding tRNA (5-methylaminomethyl-2-thiouridine)(34)-methyltransferase MnmD, producing MERKIILTADGSHTLFVPELDEHFHSVHGAIQESMHVFIQNGLNASTKKELCIFEVGFGTGLNALLTLANQDEKHIRYFSIEKYPLNEAEYSKLNFANLLSEELAGKFQKMHAGSWNQPHLIAPNFELTKLNSDLTTFNVSSLPTFDLIYFDAFAPNKQADMWSEDIFRKLASHTNFGGIFVTYCAQGEVRRKLIRSGFNMKRIPGPPGKKEMLFGEKME from the coding sequence ATGGAACGAAAAATTATTTTAACTGCCGACGGTTCCCACACCTTATTTGTTCCCGAATTGGACGAACATTTTCATTCTGTTCACGGAGCGATCCAGGAATCGATGCACGTGTTCATTCAAAACGGGCTGAATGCTTCGACCAAAAAGGAACTCTGCATTTTTGAAGTCGGTTTTGGCACCGGATTAAACGCGCTGCTCACGCTGGCGAACCAAGACGAAAAACACATTCGCTACTTCAGTATTGAGAAATATCCGCTCAACGAAGCCGAATACAGTAAACTTAATTTTGCGAATTTGCTTTCGGAAGAATTGGCCGGAAAGTTTCAAAAAATGCACGCTGGTAGTTGGAACCAACCTCACTTAATCGCTCCAAATTTCGAGCTGACCAAGCTCAATTCAGATTTAACAACTTTTAATGTTTCGTCACTCCCGACATTCGACCTCATTTATTTCGATGCCTTTGCCCCTAACAAGCAAGCCGATATGTGGTCGGAAGACATCTTTCGTAAACTGGCGTCACACACCAACTTCGGCGGAATATTTGTGACCTATTGTGCTCAAGGAGAGGTTCGCCGCAAACTCATCAGAAGCGGCTTCAACATGAAACGAATCCCCGGACCACCCGGAAAAAAAGAAATGTTATTCGGCGAGAAAATGGAGTAG
- a CDS encoding FG-GAP repeat domain-containing protein has translation MKNSIILFSFLIPVFFASCSKDDPGGGSSSTVDLGITASADADAGSSNAYSNQVDIQVYYWNMPGDASVYGNLRDAIAYLDANHDGLTDVFMATGEYLLEGNVDCILALNDGNGDFYNSRTEFNDDMPPATHARKTICADFNNDGLTDLFIFDHGYDASPYPGNNCKLIIQDSEGSFSWTKMSETGFFHGGAAADIDNDGDLDIFVGGHDPFFYINDGNANFTAATDRFDDSIDKVFSAELIDVDKDGYVDLLVGAHEQDGDETSIYWGSSTGSYTKSNRTVIPEYTGYGTVLDFDAADFDDDGDRDLAVNRTGGGNSNFYTGSIIQLLKNNGSRTFTDATSQIDNPGGSDINWFPWVRVQDIDNDGDIDIFPDDLGDNFKLVNDGSGNFTRQVKY, from the coding sequence ATGAAAAACAGTATTATTCTTTTTAGCTTTTTAATACCCGTATTTTTCGCTTCTTGTTCCAAAGATGATCCGGGCGGTGGCAGTAGCTCGACTGTCGACCTCGGGATAACAGCCAGCGCAGACGCCGATGCGGGAAGTTCAAACGCGTATTCGAACCAAGTCGATATTCAGGTATATTATTGGAATATGCCGGGTGATGCGTCTGTCTACGGTAACTTACGAGATGCGATCGCCTATCTGGATGCCAATCACGACGGACTGACCGACGTATTTATGGCAACCGGCGAGTATTTACTAGAAGGCAACGTGGATTGTATTCTCGCGCTGAATGACGGGAATGGCGATTTTTACAATTCGCGTACTGAGTTCAACGATGATATGCCACCGGCAACACATGCGCGGAAAACGATCTGCGCCGATTTTAACAACGATGGATTGACAGACCTCTTCATTTTCGATCATGGCTACGACGCCTCTCCGTACCCGGGCAACAACTGCAAGCTAATCATCCAGGATTCTGAAGGCTCATTCAGCTGGACAAAAATGAGCGAAACTGGATTCTTCCATGGTGGTGCAGCTGCGGATATCGATAACGACGGCGACCTGGATATCTTCGTTGGCGGACATGACCCGTTTTTCTACATCAACGATGGTAATGCCAATTTCACAGCAGCAACCGATCGATTTGACGACAGTATTGACAAAGTGTTTTCGGCAGAATTGATTGATGTTGACAAAGACGGCTACGTGGATTTATTAGTGGGTGCGCATGAGCAAGATGGCGATGAAACCTCAATCTATTGGGGAAGCAGCACGGGTAGTTATACGAAAAGTAATCGCACGGTTATACCTGAATACACAGGCTACGGAACTGTACTGGATTTTGATGCAGCAGACTTCGACGATGACGGCGACCGCGACCTGGCAGTTAACCGCACGGGCGGCGGTAACAGCAACTTTTATACCGGAAGCATCATTCAATTGCTGAAGAATAATGGAAGCAGAACCTTTACTGATGCCACCAGCCAAATCGATAATCCGGGAGGGTCAGACATCAACTGGTTCCCTTGGGTGCGCGTGCAGGATATCGACAATGACGGCGACATCGACATCTTCCCCGATGATTTGGGCGACAATTTCAAACTGGTAAACGACGGTTCAGGAAACTTTACAAGACAGGTAAAATATTAG
- a CDS encoding FKBP-type peptidyl-prolyl cis-trans isomerase, which produces MNFKPVLAAVALATVFASCQPGGSSTAKLTNASDSTAYALGVLIADNQKHNIEATPGASDLNMDILVAAFGKQLKGEEAQIKAEDARQIVQAYFQNMAEKEADENAKKGEEFLAANKEKPGIVTTESGLQYEVITEGTGPKPTIDQTVKCDYVGTTIDGTEFDSSVKRGEPATFPLKGVIPGWTEALQLMPVGSKWKLYIPGDLAYGKRGAGNDIGPNETLIFEVELHEIVEK; this is translated from the coding sequence ATGAATTTTAAACCTGTTCTTGCTGCAGTAGCTTTGGCAACTGTATTTGCATCCTGCCAACCGGGTGGGTCGTCTACTGCAAAATTGACCAATGCATCCGATTCAACCGCTTACGCTTTAGGCGTTTTAATTGCTGATAACCAAAAACACAACATCGAAGCCACTCCTGGTGCCAGCGATTTGAATATGGATATTTTGGTTGCAGCCTTCGGTAAGCAATTAAAAGGAGAAGAAGCTCAAATTAAAGCGGAAGACGCCCGTCAAATTGTTCAAGCTTATTTCCAAAATATGGCTGAAAAAGAAGCGGACGAAAACGCGAAAAAAGGAGAAGAATTCCTGGCTGCCAATAAAGAAAAACCAGGTATCGTAACAACAGAGAGCGGACTTCAATACGAAGTTATTACGGAAGGAACGGGTCCAAAACCAACCATCGACCAAACAGTAAAATGCGATTATGTTGGTACAACAATCGATGGTACAGAATTCGACAGCTCTGTTAAACGTGGCGAACCTGCTACTTTCCCATTGAAAGGTGTAATTCCGGGATGGACAGAAGCATTGCAATTAATGCCAGTTGGATCAAAATGGAAATTGTACATTCCTGGCGACTTAGCTTACGGAAAACGTGGTGCCGGAAACGATATCGGCCCGAACGAAACTTTGATTTTCGAAGTTGAGTTACACGAAATTGTTGAGAAATAG
- a CDS encoding metal-dependent transcriptional regulator — protein sequence MSSIASENFIKAIYKFEQGEGFDTRPGSIAKELGITNAAATDMARKLADKKLIDYEKYKALKLTTNGEKLALNIVRKHRLWETFLHQVFGMTMHEIHREAELLEHLTSDFLADKISLFLGHPTTDPHGDPIPDVEGMLPIADNAFILSTAEDGKEYQISRLAGSDKEFFDFCHSNELAVGATIKVNRQYPKNRMTEIEINGTKLLLNAELTNTIYIKELIEE from the coding sequence ATGAGCTCCATTGCAAGCGAAAATTTCATCAAAGCAATTTATAAATTCGAGCAGGGCGAAGGCTTCGACACCCGCCCGGGTTCCATTGCCAAAGAATTGGGCATAACCAACGCCGCCGCAACTGATATGGCACGAAAACTTGCCGACAAGAAGCTGATTGATTACGAAAAATACAAAGCGCTAAAACTGACGACCAATGGCGAAAAGCTAGCTCTGAATATAGTGCGCAAACATCGTTTGTGGGAAACATTTCTCCATCAGGTATTTGGCATGACGATGCACGAAATACATCGCGAAGCAGAACTACTGGAACACCTCACGTCTGACTTTTTAGCAGACAAAATCAGCCTGTTCTTGGGACACCCTACGACTGATCCTCATGGAGATCCGATTCCGGACGTTGAAGGAATGTTACCTATTGCCGACAACGCCTTCATCCTCTCGACTGCTGAAGACGGGAAAGAATATCAAATAAGTCGGTTAGCCGGCTCCGATAAAGAGTTTTTCGACTTCTGTCACTCAAATGAGCTAGCTGTTGGCGCCACCATCAAAGTGAACCGGCAATACCCCAAAAACCGGATGACCGAAATTGAAATCAACGGGACCAAATTGCTGCTCAATGCAGAACTAACGAACACTATTTATATCAAAGAATTGATCGAAGAGTGA
- a CDS encoding metal-dependent transcriptional regulator, which produces MKTLIVLIIKASWMILIALALIGLLAWIFWPKKGLIAFISKRKLNDERVLLEDALKYLFECEYRKSSCEMNSLAGALNISGDRVSKLIQHLQGMGLINLNDNLISLTDSGRSYSLRVIRVHRIWERYLADETGTAQPDWHEKACEIEHFVTDADTEKIAAQMGNPVFDPHGDPIPTAEGELPESKGKSLSTLQEGEIGRIIHIEDEPRSIYEQLVVLGLYPGMQVYVTDVTADKITFAADGDECTLTPLFATHITVEPLSSKTRVTQKQDILSELKVGEKAEVIGISPNCRGQQRRRLMDMGIVPGSLITAQMISASGDPIGYRVMGTTVGIRRQQADLIFINKNINHE; this is translated from the coding sequence ATGAAAACACTAATCGTTTTAATTATAAAAGCCAGCTGGATGATTTTGATTGCGCTTGCGCTGATCGGATTACTGGCCTGGATTTTTTGGCCTAAAAAAGGTTTAATTGCTTTCATCTCGAAACGCAAGCTGAACGACGAGCGCGTATTACTGGAAGACGCACTAAAGTACCTTTTCGAATGTGAGTACCGGAAAAGTAGCTGCGAAATGAACAGCCTGGCAGGCGCACTCAATATCTCGGGCGATCGAGTCAGCAAATTGATTCAGCACCTGCAGGGAATGGGACTGATCAACCTGAATGATAACTTGATTAGCCTGACCGATAGCGGACGATCTTACTCACTTCGGGTTATTCGCGTTCACCGGATCTGGGAGCGCTACCTGGCTGATGAAACCGGAACCGCTCAACCCGACTGGCACGAGAAAGCCTGCGAAATAGAACATTTTGTAACCGATGCCGACACCGAAAAGATAGCGGCTCAGATGGGCAACCCGGTCTTCGACCCGCACGGCGATCCGATACCAACCGCTGAAGGTGAATTGCCCGAGTCAAAAGGAAAATCGCTGAGTACGTTGCAGGAGGGCGAAATTGGCCGGATCATCCACATTGAAGATGAACCACGCAGCATTTACGAGCAACTGGTTGTGCTGGGCTTGTATCCCGGTATGCAGGTTTATGTAACCGACGTGACCGCCGATAAAATCACATTTGCAGCCGACGGTGACGAGTGCACACTCACGCCGCTGTTTGCCACGCACATCACGGTTGAACCGCTATCGAGCAAAACCCGGGTTACACAAAAACAAGACATTCTTTCGGAACTGAAAGTTGGCGAAAAGGCTGAAGTTATTGGAATATCACCAAACTGCCGAGGGCAGCAACGCCGCCGCCTGATGGACATGGGCATTGTACCGGGAAGCCTAATCACAGCGCAAATGATCAGTGCATCCGGCGACCCGATTGGCTATCGAGTGATGGGAACAACCGTTGGCATCAGAAGGCAGCAGGCCGATCTCATTTTCATCAACAAAAACATCAACCATGAATAA
- a CDS encoding nucleoside recognition domain-containing protein: MNKQTANDREEILSVVNKARWDLGVNFHDTVIESIYADASKIARKTVHQKGDKEAYSLDIKIDKIVTSRWLGFPLMFLILALVFWITVAGANYPSGLLASLLIDYMHPILKSGAAAIHLPWWLDGVLIDGAYLAMAWVIAVMLPPMAIFFPLFTLMEDLGYLPRVAFNMDNLFRRAGAHGKQALTMSMGFGCNAAGVVAARVIDSPRERLVAIITNNFSLCNGRWPTQILIASIFIGGLVPASFAGIVSAGAVVGVAVLGIFFSLVVSWGLSKSVLKGEASAFSLELPPYRPPRIWQTLYTSLIDRTIFVLWRAIVFAVPAGIVIWVVANVKIDGISLAEHFIDWSNPFAFVFGLNGVILLAYIIAIPANEIVIPTVLMLTVLSSKLAGMGSGTGVMFELDSTADTAAVLKAGGWTLLTGINLMLFSLLHNPCSTTIVTIYKETKSLKWTLVSTFLPIALGLIVCFFTTQIWFLLQ, from the coding sequence ATGAATAAGCAAACAGCAAACGATCGCGAAGAAATACTTTCGGTAGTCAACAAGGCCCGGTGGGATTTGGGTGTCAATTTTCACGATACGGTTATCGAATCCATTTATGCCGACGCCTCAAAAATCGCCCGAAAAACGGTGCACCAAAAAGGCGACAAAGAAGCCTACAGCCTCGATATAAAAATTGACAAAATTGTGACCAGCCGCTGGCTTGGATTCCCGCTCATGTTCCTGATTTTAGCACTGGTATTCTGGATCACAGTGGCCGGAGCAAACTATCCATCGGGACTTTTGGCCTCGCTGCTGATTGATTACATGCACCCCATTCTGAAAAGCGGTGCAGCAGCAATTCATCTGCCCTGGTGGCTTGATGGCGTATTGATCGACGGCGCTTACCTGGCAATGGCTTGGGTGATCGCTGTGATGTTGCCACCAATGGCTATCTTCTTTCCGCTATTTACACTGATGGAAGATCTGGGCTATTTGCCGCGCGTCGCATTCAACATGGACAACCTATTCCGCCGTGCCGGAGCACATGGCAAACAGGCGCTAACCATGAGCATGGGCTTTGGATGTAACGCCGCGGGCGTTGTTGCAGCCCGGGTGATCGACTCTCCACGCGAACGATTGGTCGCGATCATCACCAACAACTTTTCGCTCTGCAACGGCCGCTGGCCCACGCAGATTCTAATTGCTTCAATTTTCATAGGAGGACTGGTTCCAGCAAGCTTCGCGGGGATTGTTTCTGCCGGTGCAGTTGTTGGAGTCGCCGTATTGGGAATCTTCTTCAGTCTGGTTGTGTCGTGGGGATTGAGTAAATCGGTGTTAAAAGGCGAAGCTTCCGCCTTCAGTCTGGAGCTTCCCCCCTATCGTCCGCCACGCATCTGGCAAACGCTATATACGTCGCTCATCGATCGCACTATTTTTGTACTGTGGCGTGCCATTGTTTTTGCCGTTCCGGCAGGTATTGTCATTTGGGTTGTCGCCAATGTAAAAATTGACGGAATCAGCCTGGCCGAACACTTCATTGATTGGTCCAATCCGTTTGCATTTGTATTCGGGTTGAACGGCGTTATTTTGCTGGCATATATCATTGCCATCCCAGCGAACGAGATTGTTATTCCAACCGTACTGATGCTGACCGTTCTGAGCAGTAAACTTGCCGGTATGGGGTCCGGAACCGGTGTCATGTTCGAACTCGATTCTACTGCCGACACCGCTGCTGTGCTAAAGGCCGGCGGCTGGACGCTGCTAACCGGAATCAACCTGATGCTTTTCAGCTTGCTGCACAACCCCTGTTCAACAACAATTGTGACCATTTACAAAGAAACCAAGAGCCTAAAGTGGACACTGGTATCAACCTTCTTACCAATCGCACTGGGATTGATCGTTTGCTTCTTTACCACTCAAATTTGGTTCCTGCTACAGTAG
- a CDS encoding FKBP-type peptidyl-prolyl cis-trans isomerase, which translates to MSEQKENKRLEDFSYALGLSIASNLIQSGVKTVDPVNFMNAIEDAFAGKQPKLSVQQANQILQEFMSEQQSGDAANNLEEGLKFLAENLNDPKVTETASGLQYKVLTDGDGEKPSATDEVRCHYHGTLIDGTVFDSSVQRGEPAVFPVNGVIQGWVEALQMMAVGSKWRLFIPSDLAYGERGAGGSIGPNTTLIFDVELLEIV; encoded by the coding sequence ATGTCAGAACAAAAAGAAAACAAACGTTTGGAAGATTTTAGCTATGCACTTGGACTAAGCATTGCCAGCAATCTGATCCAATCGGGTGTAAAAACTGTGGACCCGGTAAACTTTATGAACGCAATTGAAGATGCGTTTGCCGGAAAACAGCCAAAATTAAGTGTACAACAAGCCAACCAAATTCTGCAGGAGTTCATGTCGGAACAACAAAGCGGCGACGCTGCCAACAACCTGGAAGAAGGCTTGAAATTTTTAGCTGAAAACTTAAACGATCCGAAGGTAACAGAAACTGCCAGCGGATTGCAATATAAAGTATTGACTGACGGAGATGGTGAAAAACCATCAGCAACCGACGAAGTACGTTGTCACTACCACGGTACGCTGATTGACGGAACTGTGTTCGACAGCTCTGTTCAACGTGGCGAACCGGCAGTATTCCCGGTAAACGGCGTTATTCAAGGTTGGGTTGAAGCACTGCAAATGATGGCAGTTGGTTCAAAATGGAGACTATTCATTCCTTCAGACTTGGCTTACGGCGAACGTGGCGCCGGTGGTTCTATCGGACCAAACACAACATTGATTTTTGACGTGGAATTATTGGAAATTGTCTAA